A single Candidatus Thalassolituus haligoni DNA region contains:
- the map gene encoding type I methionyl aminopeptidase, whose protein sequence is MNAITKTPQEVELMRESGRLLAQVFAMLDEFVVAGISTMDINLAVEDFIENELQARPASRGQYDFPYCLNTSVNHVVCHGIPKASQILRNGDIINCDITLEKNGFIADSSKMYCIGKITPMARRLVETTYEAMWAGIRTVKPGATLGDIGHAVQQVAEKAGYSVVREYCGHGIGREMHEEPQVTHYGKPGMGMTLAEGMTFTIEPMINQGSHKLKHMKDGWTVITRDKKLSAQWEHTIAVTAGGYEVLTLREEEKAVMLIAQT, encoded by the coding sequence ATGAACGCCATTACAAAAACACCGCAAGAAGTCGAGCTGATGCGGGAATCCGGCCGCTTGCTGGCGCAGGTATTTGCCATGCTGGATGAGTTTGTTGTGGCAGGCATCAGCACCATGGACATCAACCTGGCGGTGGAAGATTTTATTGAAAACGAGCTGCAGGCCCGTCCTGCCAGCCGAGGTCAGTATGACTTCCCTTATTGCCTGAATACCTCAGTGAATCATGTGGTGTGTCACGGCATTCCAAAGGCCAGCCAGATTTTACGCAACGGCGATATCATCAACTGCGATATTACGTTGGAGAAAAATGGTTTTATCGCTGATTCCAGCAAGATGTATTGCATCGGCAAGATTACGCCGATGGCGCGGCGTCTGGTTGAGACCACCTACGAGGCAATGTGGGCTGGCATTCGGACGGTCAAGCCTGGTGCGACGTTAGGCGACATTGGCCACGCCGTTCAGCAGGTGGCTGAAAAAGCCGGTTACAGTGTGGTGCGGGAATATTGTGGCCACGGCATTGGCCGCGAGATGCACGAAGAGCCGCAAGTAACCCATTATGGCAAACCCGGTATGGGGATGACGTTGGCAGAAGGCATGACCTTCACGATTGAACCGATGATCAATCAGGGCAGCCATAAACTGAAGCATATGAAAGATGGCTGGACAGTCATTACCCGTGACAAGAAACTATCGGCTCAGTGGGAGCACACCATTGCAGTGACGGCTGGAGGCTACGAGGTATTGACCTTGAGGGAAGAAGAGAAAGCAGTGATGCTGATAGCACAGACATAA
- a CDS encoding ClpXP protease specificity-enhancing factor, translating into MTPSRPYLVRALNEWILDNQCTPYVLVDASLAGVQVPQDYVNKGQIVLNISMTAVQNLLIDDQGLSFNARFGGVPMSVYVPTVAILAIYAKENGQGMVFGSEAGAPDPNDPPEPPKPKQTESETKASSGRPSLKVVK; encoded by the coding sequence ATGACCCCAAGCCGACCTTACCTGGTGCGCGCCCTGAACGAGTGGATTCTCGATAATCAGTGCACACCCTATGTACTGGTAGATGCCTCGCTGGCTGGGGTTCAGGTGCCTCAGGACTACGTGAACAAAGGCCAGATTGTACTGAATATCAGCATGACAGCAGTTCAGAATCTGCTGATAGACGATCAAGGGCTGTCCTTTAATGCCCGCTTTGGAGGTGTACCTATGTCGGTATACGTACCTACTGTGGCCATTCTGGCGATATATGCCAAGGAAAACGGTCAGGGCATGGTGTTTGGATCGGAAGCCGGTGCTCCTGATCCCAACGACCCACCCGAACCGCCAAAACCGAAGCAGACAGAGTCAGAGACAAAAGCCAGTTCTGGCCGACCTTCGCTGAAAGTGGTGAAGTGA
- the sspA gene encoding stringent starvation protein SspA codes for MGVVAKRSTMTFYSDAKDHFSHRVRIVLAEKGVAVEIMDVDPDNLPEDLTSLNPYNTLPTLVDRELTLYEDPNIMMEYLDERFPHPPLLPVYPVARAESRLWIKRIEKDWCGLVASILAGGDSAEAARKDLTESLVGIAPIFTEMSYFMSDDFSIVDCCVAPILWRLPVLGIELPERQCKPLLQYMERLFERESFQASLTEAEREMHE; via the coding sequence ATGGGGGTTGTAGCCAAGCGCTCTACCATGACGTTTTATTCCGATGCCAAGGATCATTTCAGCCACCGTGTACGTATCGTACTGGCTGAAAAGGGTGTCGCCGTCGAAATTATGGATGTAGATCCGGACAACCTGCCCGAAGATCTGACATCCCTGAATCCTTACAACACCCTGCCAACCCTGGTTGATCGGGAGCTGACGCTCTACGAAGACCCGAACATCATGATGGAATACCTCGACGAGCGTTTCCCGCACCCACCGCTGTTGCCCGTCTACCCTGTGGCACGGGCAGAAAGCCGGTTATGGATCAAACGCATCGAGAAAGACTGGTGTGGCCTGGTGGCCAGCATTCTGGCTGGCGGTGACTCTGCTGAGGCAGCCCGCAAGGATCTGACCGAAAGCCTGGTTGGCATTGCACCCATTTTCACCGAGATGTCCTACTTTATGAGTGACGACTTCTCGATTGTGGATTGCTGCGTTGCTCCCATCTTGTGGCGTTTGCCGGTACTGGGCATTGAACTGCCAGAGCGGCAGTGCAAACCGCTGCTGCAATATATGGAGCGGTTATTTGAACGTGAATCGTTTCAGGCCAGTCTGACCGAAGCCGAACGGGAAATGCACGAGTAA
- a CDS encoding cytochrome c1, translated as MKTLFALIAALLPAVAMASSEGVHLDKHLTDLTDKASLQRGAQTFMNYCMGCHSMEHARFNRMARDLDIPEELMIENLVFDTDKKFGSLATIAMRKEDSKKWFGATPPDLTLVARVRRPDWLYTYLRSFYVDPTRPWGVNNAVFKDVGMPNVLAELQGLQHEGTAPVAVGYDTLTGQEITEEHEDVLYLAEPGTLSVKEYDDLIFDLVNFLTYSAEPIAVERERLGWWVLLFLAIFLVPVYMLNKEYWRDVH; from the coding sequence ATGAAAACGTTATTTGCATTGATCGCTGCACTGCTTCCTGCAGTTGCAATGGCCTCCAGTGAAGGTGTGCATCTGGATAAGCACCTGACCGATCTGACGGATAAGGCCTCACTGCAACGTGGCGCCCAGACCTTTATGAACTACTGCATGGGCTGTCATTCGATGGAACACGCCCGGTTTAACCGCATGGCTCGTGACCTGGATATCCCAGAAGAGCTGATGATAGAAAACCTGGTGTTTGACACCGACAAAAAGTTCGGTTCGCTGGCGACCATCGCCATGCGCAAGGAAGATTCCAAAAAATGGTTTGGTGCCACACCACCAGACCTGACGCTGGTTGCCCGTGTACGACGTCCAGATTGGCTATACACCTACCTGCGCAGCTTTTATGTCGACCCAACACGCCCATGGGGTGTTAATAATGCAGTCTTCAAGGACGTGGGCATGCCTAACGTACTGGCTGAGCTGCAGGGTCTTCAGCATGAAGGTACCGCACCGGTAGCCGTGGGTTATGACACACTGACGGGTCAGGAAATCACCGAAGAGCACGAAGATGTGCTATATCTGGCAGAACCTGGCACGCTGAGTGTTAAAGAGTATGATGACCTGATCTTCGATCTGGTTAACTTTTTGACTTACTCCGCTGAACCTATTGCGGTTGAGCGTGAGAGACTGGGTTGGTGGGTACTTTTGTTCCTGGCAATCTTCTTAGTGCCTGTGTACATGTTGAACAAGGAATACTGGCGCGACGTCCATTAA
- a CDS encoding cytochrome bc complex cytochrome b subunit, which produces MSNKQNTFMGWIDDRLPVTSAYEKHMSKYYAPKNFNFWYFFGVLSMLMLVNQILTGVWLTMNFTPSAEAAFASVEYIMRDVEWGWLIRYMHSTGATFFFIAIYLHMMRAILYGSYQKPRELIWIFGMAIYLALMAEAFMGYVLPWGQMSYWGAQVIISLFSVLPYGNELTEWIRGDFLISGATLNRFFALHVVAVPLVIVGLVVMHLLALHEVGSNNPDGIDIKKLKDENGVPLDGVPFHPYYSVHDLVGIVVFLMVFCTVMFFFPEGGGFMLEHANFEPANGLKTPEHIAPVWYFGAFYAILRAVPDKLMGVAAMGAAIAVLFVLPWLDRSPVRSWRYKGWMSRTFILVFAVAFVLLTWLGTQPTNELNTFLARASSFIYFGFFLLMPFYTRMEKTKPVPERVTGGH; this is translated from the coding sequence ATGAGTAACAAGCAAAATACCTTCATGGGCTGGATTGATGACCGCTTGCCGGTAACCAGTGCCTATGAAAAGCATATGTCCAAGTACTATGCGCCGAAGAACTTCAACTTCTGGTACTTCTTCGGCGTATTGTCGATGTTGATGCTGGTTAACCAGATCCTGACCGGTGTCTGGTTAACCATGAACTTCACTCCGAGTGCCGAAGCAGCGTTTGCCTCTGTTGAATACATCATGCGAGATGTTGAGTGGGGCTGGCTGATTCGCTATATGCACTCCACTGGCGCTACCTTCTTCTTTATCGCTATTTATCTGCACATGATGCGCGCCATTCTGTATGGTTCCTACCAGAAGCCTCGTGAATTGATCTGGATCTTCGGTATGGCCATTTACTTGGCTCTGATGGCAGAAGCTTTCATGGGCTACGTACTGCCATGGGGTCAAATGTCTTACTGGGGTGCGCAGGTAATTATCTCTCTGTTCTCTGTTCTGCCTTACGGTAATGAACTGACTGAATGGATTCGTGGTGACTTCCTGATTTCTGGTGCAACTCTGAACCGCTTTTTTGCCTTACACGTTGTCGCTGTGCCGCTGGTGATTGTCGGTCTGGTGGTTATGCACTTGCTGGCGTTGCATGAAGTGGGTTCCAACAACCCTGACGGTATCGACATCAAAAAACTGAAAGACGAAAACGGGGTTCCTCTGGATGGCGTGCCATTCCACCCTTACTACTCAGTACACGACCTGGTCGGCATCGTTGTCTTCCTGATGGTGTTCTGTACCGTAATGTTCTTCTTCCCTGAAGGCGGCGGTTTCATGTTGGAACACGCCAACTTTGAACCAGCTAATGGTTTGAAAACTCCTGAGCACATTGCTCCAGTTTGGTATTTTGGTGCGTTCTACGCGATTCTGCGTGCAGTGCCAGACAAACTGATGGGTGTTGCTGCAATGGGGGCTGCGATTGCGGTGTTGTTCGTACTACCATGGCTGGATCGTAGTCCTGTGCGTAGCTGGCGTTATAAGGGCTGGATGAGCAGAACCTTTATTCTGGTGTTTGCCGTGGCCTTTGTTCTGCTGACTTGGTTGGGTACTCAGCCTACCAATGAGCTGAATACCTTCCTGGCTCGTGCTTCATCGTTTATCTACTTCGGTTTCTTCTTGTTGATGCCTTTCTATACTCGTATGGAAAAAACCAAACCAGTGCCAGAACGCGTAACAGGAGGCCACTAA
- the petA gene encoding ubiquinol-cytochrome c reductase iron-sulfur subunit: MSQDGVNKGRRTLLVGVTSAVGAVGAGFVAVPFVKSWVPSEKAKAAGAPAKVDVSKVELGSMLTAEWRGKPVYIVHRTDAMLENLPEHNDRLKDPDNSNKAQQPAYADNINRSRKPEILVLLGVCTHLGCAPKYFGEVKPQQFDANWPGGWFCPCHGSRFDLSGRVFQGSPAAANLEVPPYSYESASVVVIGVDEENA; the protein is encoded by the coding sequence ATGAGTCAAGACGGCGTTAATAAAGGTCGGCGCACCCTGTTGGTGGGCGTGACTTCTGCTGTCGGCGCAGTTGGTGCTGGCTTTGTCGCTGTACCCTTCGTCAAATCTTGGGTTCCAAGTGAAAAGGCGAAAGCGGCGGGCGCTCCGGCCAAGGTCGATGTCAGCAAAGTCGAACTGGGTTCGATGCTGACTGCCGAATGGCGTGGCAAGCCGGTATACATCGTGCACCGTACAGATGCGATGCTGGAAAATCTGCCAGAGCATAATGACCGGCTGAAAGATCCGGATAACAGCAACAAGGCTCAGCAACCAGCCTACGCTGACAACATCAATCGCTCACGCAAGCCTGAAATCCTGGTTTTGCTGGGTGTTTGTACTCACCTGGGTTGTGCCCCCAAGTACTTTGGCGAAGTCAAACCTCAGCAGTTTGATGCAAACTGGCCTGGAGGCTGGTTTTGTCCATGTCACGGTTCCCGTTTTGATCTGTCTGGTCGTGTTTTTCAGGGATCTCCGGCTGCGGCCAACCTGGAAGTTCCGCCGTACAGCTACGAAAGCGCCAGTGTGGTTGTAATCGGTGTGGATGAGGAGAACGCCTGA
- the rpsI gene encoding 30S ribosomal protein S9: MAVTQYYGTGRRKTSTARVFLRPGTGSIVINKRTLEEYFGRETARMVVRQPLELTESLEKFDIVVNVNGGGGNGQAGAIRHGITRALMQYDETLRPSLRAAGYVTRDAREVERKKVGLRKARKKPQFSKR; this comes from the coding sequence ATGGCCGTAACTCAATACTACGGTACCGGTCGTCGCAAGACGTCCACTGCTCGCGTTTTCTTGCGTCCAGGTACTGGCTCTATCGTGATCAACAAGCGCACACTGGAAGAATATTTCGGTCGTGAAACTGCTCGTATGGTTGTCCGTCAGCCTCTGGAACTGACTGAGAGTCTGGAGAAGTTTGACATTGTTGTTAATGTTAACGGCGGTGGTGGTAATGGTCAGGCGGGTGCTATCCGTCACGGCATTACTCGCGCCCTGATGCAATACGACGAAACGCTACGTCCATCTCTGCGTGCTGCGGGTTACGTTACTCGTGACGCTCGTGAGGTTGAACGTAAGAAGGTTGGTCTGCGTAAAGCACGTAAGAAGCCGCAGTTCTCCAAGCGTTAA
- the rplM gene encoding 50S ribosomal protein L13, which yields MKTYSAKPEAVKREWFVVDAADQTLGRLATEVARRLRGKHKPEYTPHVDTGDYIVVINAEKVKVTGNKTSDKMYYRHTGYPGGLKSISFEKLIDYKPQDVIETAVKGMLPKNPLGRAMFKKMKVYAGSEHPHTAQQPQELKLGE from the coding sequence ATGAAAACTTACAGCGCAAAACCCGAAGCCGTAAAACGTGAATGGTTTGTTGTTGATGCAGCTGATCAGACGCTGGGTCGCCTGGCTACCGAGGTTGCTCGCCGTTTGAGAGGCAAGCACAAGCCAGAATACACACCACACGTTGATACCGGCGATTACATCGTCGTGATCAATGCTGAAAAAGTAAAAGTCACTGGCAATAAAACCAGCGACAAAATGTATTACCGTCACACTGGTTACCCCGGTGGCCTGAAGTCGATCTCTTTTGAGAAGCTGATCGACTACAAGCCGCAGGACGTAATTGAGACAGCGGTAAAAGGCATGCTGCCCAAGAATCCTCTTGGACGCGCCATGTTCAAGAAAATGAAAGTTTACGCAGGTAGCGAGCATCCACACACCGCTCAGCAGCCTCAAGAACTGAAGCTGGGAGAATAA
- a CDS encoding peptide chain release factor 3, with amino-acid sequence MASQFQQEVGRRRTFGIISHPDAGKTTITEKLLLFGNAIQLAGTVKGRKTGRMATSDWMQMEQERGISITTSVMQFPYRDRMVNLLDTPGHEDFSEDTYRTLTAVDSVLMVIDGAKGVEDRTIKLMDVCRLRDTPIFTFINKMDREVRDHIEVLDEIETILKIKCAPVTWPIGMGKAFKGVYNLVTDTIHVFRPGQASIIPDDVQIQGIESAEALALLGEELVEELVEEIELVRGASYEFDLDEYLAGTMTPVFFGTALSNFGVREMLNYFVEWAPAPIPRQTNEREVPPMEETFSGFIFKIQANMDPKHRDRIAFMRVCSGAYTRGMKMKHTRIGKDIKIADAVTFLAGDRSAVEEAISGDIIGLHNHGTIQIGDTFTEGENLRFTGIPHFAPELFKRVRLKDPLKMKQLQKGLQQLSEEGATQLFMPVNNNDLILGAVGVLQFDVVQQRLRDEYKVECIYEPVSVNTARWVYCADSKMLEDFKRKAADNLAIDGGGYLTYIAPTRVNLSLIQERWPEVEFRATREH; translated from the coding sequence ATGGCCAGTCAATTCCAGCAAGAAGTCGGACGTCGTCGTACGTTCGGCATTATTTCCCACCCCGATGCGGGTAAAACCACTATTACTGAAAAGCTGTTGCTGTTTGGCAACGCTATCCAGCTAGCCGGTACGGTCAAAGGCAGGAAGACGGGCCGTATGGCGACGTCGGACTGGATGCAGATGGAGCAAGAGCGCGGTATCTCGATTACCACCTCGGTAATGCAGTTCCCTTATCGTGATCGTATGGTCAATCTGCTTGATACGCCAGGACACGAAGACTTCTCGGAAGATACCTATCGTACCCTGACCGCTGTCGATTCCGTGTTGATGGTGATCGATGGGGCCAAGGGTGTCGAAGACCGCACCATCAAGCTGATGGATGTCTGTCGTCTGCGTGATACCCCGATCTTCACCTTCATTAACAAGATGGATCGGGAAGTTCGTGACCATATTGAAGTGCTGGATGAAATTGAAACCATCTTGAAAATCAAGTGCGCGCCAGTGACCTGGCCGATTGGTATGGGCAAGGCGTTCAAGGGTGTGTACAACCTGGTCACTGACACGATTCACGTGTTCCGGCCCGGGCAGGCCAGCATCATTCCGGACGATGTCCAGATTCAGGGCATTGAATCTGCCGAAGCGCTGGCACTGCTGGGCGAAGAGCTGGTGGAAGAATTGGTGGAAGAAATCGAGCTGGTACGGGGTGCCAGTTATGAATTTGATCTGGATGAATACCTTGCAGGCACGATGACGCCGGTATTCTTCGGCACCGCCTTGTCGAACTTTGGGGTGCGCGAAATGCTCAATTACTTTGTTGAGTGGGCACCCGCGCCGATTCCGCGTCAGACCAATGAGCGCGAAGTGCCACCAATGGAAGAAACGTTCTCCGGTTTTATTTTCAAGATCCAGGCTAATATGGATCCGAAACATCGTGACCGTATTGCCTTTATGCGGGTGTGCTCTGGCGCTTATACCCGTGGTATGAAGATGAAACACACGCGGATTGGCAAAGACATCAAGATTGCCGACGCAGTGACCTTTCTTGCAGGCGACCGCTCAGCGGTAGAAGAAGCCATTTCCGGTGACATCATCGGGCTGCACAACCATGGCACCATCCAGATTGGCGATACCTTCACTGAGGGTGAAAACCTGCGGTTCACTGGTATTCCTCACTTTGCCCCGGAACTGTTCAAGCGAGTGCGGTTGAAAGATCCGTTAAAAATGAAGCAGCTGCAGAAGGGATTGCAGCAGCTGTCGGAAGAAGGCGCAACCCAGTTATTTATGCCGGTTAATAACAACGATCTGATCCTTGGTGCGGTCGGGGTGTTGCAGTTTGATGTGGTACAGCAGCGCCTGCGCGACGAGTATAAAGTGGAATGTATTTATGAGCCGGTCAGTGTGAATACGGCACGCTGGGTGTATTGCGCAGATAGCAAGATGCTGGAAGATTTCAAACGTAAGGCAGCAGATAACCTGGCGATTGATGGCGGCGGCTATCTGACCTACATCGCACCGACGCGGGTGAACCTGAGTTTGATTCAGGAGCGCTGGCCCGAGGTGGAATTCCGCGCAACCCGTGAGCACTGA
- a CDS encoding MurR/RpiR family transcriptional regulator — protein MSLLDQIGERLENLNKSERKVADVILNDPKSATRMSISALANASLVSEPTVNRFCRNFETSGFPDFKIQLAQSLATGTPYVSRDVEQNDNTEEYTDKIFTSTIAAMENARKHVCMSAVEKAVDFLIQAKQISFFGLGASGPVAMDAQHKFFRFNLPVTAYDDVLMMRMVAAAAHTGDVIVAISYTGRTRDMVEIAQIARSNGATVIGLTADKSPLAASSSVCLSFPTPEDTDKYMPMTSRIVQLILLDVLATGVTLRRGVEFQAHLKKIKDSLKATRYPDLPPEA, from the coding sequence ATGAGTCTTCTCGATCAAATCGGCGAGCGGCTGGAAAATCTGAACAAGTCTGAACGCAAGGTCGCTGATGTGATTCTGAACGACCCGAAAAGCGCCACCCGTATGAGCATTTCAGCGCTCGCCAATGCCTCTCTGGTCAGCGAGCCGACGGTTAACCGTTTTTGTCGTAACTTCGAGACTTCCGGCTTCCCGGATTTCAAGATCCAGCTGGCCCAGAGCCTGGCCACCGGGACGCCCTACGTCAGTCGTGATGTGGAGCAGAATGACAATACCGAGGAATACACCGACAAAATTTTCACCTCGACCATTGCGGCGATGGAAAATGCCCGCAAACATGTATGTATGAGCGCGGTTGAAAAGGCCGTCGACTTTCTGATTCAGGCCAAACAGATTTCATTTTTTGGTCTGGGGGCGTCTGGCCCGGTAGCGATGGATGCCCAGCACAAGTTTTTCCGTTTCAATCTGCCGGTCACCGCCTACGACGACGTGTTGATGATGCGGATGGTGGCTGCGGCTGCTCATACCGGCGATGTGATTGTCGCCATCTCCTACACTGGCCGTACCCGCGATATGGTTGAGATTGCCCAAATCGCTCGCAGCAACGGTGCAACCGTGATTGGACTGACTGCCGACAAATCGCCTCTGGCAGCATCCAGCAGTGTCTGTCTGTCGTTTCCTACCCCGGAAGACACTGACAAATACATGCCGATGACATCACGTATCGTGCAGCTGATTTTATTGGATGTGCTGGCCACTGGGGTGACACTACGTCGGGGAGTGGAATTCCAGGCCCACCTGAAGAAAATCAAGGACAGCCTGAAAGCAACCCGTTATCCCGACCTGCCGCCCGAGGCTTGA
- a CDS encoding class I SAM-dependent methyltransferase: protein MQPDQSTVTVAMQVTPLQPTFELRRILVYTLIAVSFAASMWVNQTKAEAVTPADFQAFIDSDARQDDRVRDIYRHPAATLAFFDVEPDMSVVEIWPGGGWYADILGPYLSDHGRYVAAHFDPDSDVEYFRNSRARFAAKVTRQPKRFGSTTLAVFDPGSEQAIAPDGSADRVLSFRNVHNWYMRGGGDERVLAAFKTFYRALKPGGVLGIVEHRLAADRPLVDQQSSGYLHQDYVIRMAEQAGFILQASSEINANPADSTRYPEGVWTLPPSYRLGEQDRARYQAIGESDRMTLKFIKPVRS, encoded by the coding sequence ATGCAACCAGACCAGAGCACCGTCACCGTAGCCATGCAGGTAACACCCCTCCAACCAACCTTCGAGTTGCGCCGGATACTTGTTTATACCCTGATCGCTGTCAGTTTTGCTGCTTCGATGTGGGTCAACCAGACCAAGGCAGAGGCGGTGACGCCGGCGGACTTTCAAGCATTTATCGACAGTGATGCCCGGCAAGATGACCGTGTTCGGGATATATACCGTCATCCGGCTGCGACCTTGGCATTTTTTGATGTCGAGCCAGATATGAGCGTGGTGGAAATCTGGCCCGGTGGCGGCTGGTATGCGGATATTCTGGGGCCATATCTGAGTGATCATGGCCGGTATGTCGCAGCGCATTTTGACCCGGATTCTGACGTTGAATACTTCCGTAACAGTCGTGCGCGTTTTGCTGCCAAAGTCACCCGCCAGCCCAAGCGCTTTGGCAGTACCACTCTGGCGGTGTTTGATCCGGGCAGCGAACAGGCCATTGCGCCGGACGGCAGTGCCGACAGGGTACTGAGTTTCCGTAATGTGCATAACTGGTACATGCGCGGTGGCGGTGATGAACGAGTGCTGGCAGCCTTCAAAACGTTTTATCGTGCACTGAAACCCGGTGGCGTCCTGGGTATTGTGGAACATCGCCTGGCAGCCGATCGCCCGTTAGTCGATCAGCAAAGTAGTGGTTATCTGCACCAGGATTATGTGATTCGTATGGCTGAACAGGCCGGTTTTATCTTGCAAGCCAGCAGTGAAATCAACGCCAACCCGGCAGATAGCACTCGTTATCCTGAGGGTGTCTGGACGTTACCCCCTTCGTATCGGCTGGGGGAACAGGATCGCGCTCGTTATCAGGCCATCGGTGAAAGCGACCGGATGACGTTGAAGTTTATCAAGCCGGTACGTAGTTAG
- a CDS encoding DMT family transporter, translating to MTQAVSVKADLVLVLVTLLAAAGWIFSKEALAGLAPLMFIFIRFVSAGVVVGAVGWKDVQAMSQAEWIRALRSGACFGMAIAFWIMGLKHGQHMGVGAFLTCLGVVMVPLVILLFGDRPPSTTWVSLPLAAAGLGCLSLDGTFVFGFGELCYLAAACLFALTFVLTSRAAASIPAIALTSVQLTVVGLVALPLSLAFETWQLPGVLNIWLWVLASTLIATCLRFFLQTWAQGKTSSSSAALIMMLEPVWTAFLAAFWFGEQMTLMQMLGCGLIFTALLASRWRSVIRVAGKLVPATARSW from the coding sequence ATGACGCAAGCGGTATCGGTCAAGGCAGACCTGGTATTGGTGCTGGTGACCCTGCTGGCGGCAGCTGGCTGGATTTTTTCCAAGGAGGCACTGGCAGGGTTGGCGCCCTTGATGTTTATTTTTATACGCTTTGTCAGCGCTGGTGTGGTGGTGGGAGCGGTTGGCTGGAAAGATGTACAAGCCATGAGCCAAGCGGAGTGGATTCGAGCACTGCGCTCCGGTGCCTGTTTCGGGATGGCGATTGCGTTCTGGATTATGGGATTGAAACACGGCCAGCATATGGGAGTCGGTGCTTTTTTGACTTGTTTGGGTGTGGTCATGGTACCGCTGGTGATCTTGTTGTTTGGTGATCGACCCCCTTCTACAACCTGGGTATCGCTACCACTGGCAGCCGCAGGCTTGGGATGTTTGTCGCTGGATGGGACATTTGTCTTTGGCTTTGGTGAATTGTGCTATTTGGCCGCTGCTTGTCTGTTTGCCCTGACCTTTGTGCTGACCAGTCGGGCAGCGGCCTCGATTCCGGCGATTGCCCTGACTTCGGTGCAGCTGACCGTCGTGGGGCTGGTGGCTTTGCCACTGTCGCTGGCATTTGAAACCTGGCAGCTGCCGGGGGTACTGAATATCTGGCTCTGGGTGCTGGCCAGTACGCTGATAGCCACCTGTCTGCGATTTTTTTTGCAAACCTGGGCGCAGGGTAAAACTTCTTCCAGTTCAGCGGCGTTGATTATGATGCTGGAACCGGTCTGGACGGCTTTCTTGGCGGCATTCTGGTTTGGCGAGCAGATGACGCTGATGCAGATGTTGGGCTGTGGACTGATCTTTACGGCGCTATTGGCAAGCCGTTGGCGCTCGGTGATCCGGGTTGCAGGAAAGCTGGTACCCGCAACAGCCCGCTCCTGGTGA